From Leptolyngbya sp. KIOST-1, one genomic window encodes:
- a CDS encoding isoprenyl transferase translates to MVQSNHASPLPADLHPEALPAHVAVIMDGNGRWATRRGLPRVAGHRQGAKTVKDLLRCCKDWGIGALTVYAFSTENWRRPLEEVTFLLRLFDRLLHRELAEMQREGVRIQFLGDLSPLPERLRLLMQEAMAVTDANQRVHFNVAVNYGGRQELVAATRQIARQVAAGAISIDEVDEAALSRVLRTYPLPDPDLLIRTSGEQRLSNFLPWQLAYTELYFTDVLWPEFDRAAFHQALQWYQQRQRRFGGLTPAPVAQGL, encoded by the coding sequence ATGGTTCAGTCTAACCATGCTTCCCCCCTGCCTGCCGATCTGCACCCCGAGGCTTTGCCTGCCCACGTGGCGGTGATCATGGATGGCAACGGCCGCTGGGCCACCCGGCGGGGGCTGCCCCGGGTGGCGGGCCATCGCCAGGGCGCCAAAACGGTGAAGGACCTGCTGCGCTGCTGCAAAGACTGGGGCATTGGGGCGCTGACGGTCTACGCCTTTTCGACGGAGAACTGGCGGCGACCGCTGGAAGAAGTCACCTTTTTACTGCGCCTGTTTGACCGACTGCTGCACCGCGAACTGGCCGAAATGCAACGAGAGGGCGTGCGAATTCAGTTTTTGGGTGATCTGTCGCCCCTGCCCGAGCGGCTACGGTTGCTAATGCAGGAGGCGATGGCTGTGACCGACGCCAACCAGCGGGTGCATTTCAATGTGGCGGTGAACTACGGCGGCCGGCAGGAACTGGTGGCGGCCACCCGCCAGATTGCCCGGCAGGTGGCCGCCGGCGCTATCTCCATTGATGAGGTAGACGAAGCCGCTCTGTCTCGCGTACTGCGGACGTATCCCCTGCCTGATCCGGACTTGCTGATTCGCACCAGTGGCGAGCAGCGGCTGAGCAACTTTCTGCCCTGGCAGCTAGCCTACACGGAACTGTACTTTACCGATGTGCTCTGGCCTGAGTTCGATCGCGCGGCGTTTCACCAGGCCTTGCAGTGGTACCAACAGCGCCAGAGACGGTTTGGCGGGCTGACGCCAGCGCCTGTGGCCCAGGGCCTCTAG
- the trxA gene encoding thioredoxin, producing MSAVASITQETFQTEVLQSDVPVLVDFWAPWCGPCRMVASVVDEVAQQYAGQLKVVKVNTDEQPGIASHYGIRSIPTLMVFMGGEKMEQMVGAVSKTTLANAVEPFLS from the coding sequence ATGTCTGCAGTCGCAAGTATTACCCAAGAAACATTTCAAACCGAAGTGCTGCAAAGTGACGTGCCTGTGCTGGTCGATTTTTGGGCACCCTGGTGCGGCCCCTGCCGCATGGTCGCCAGCGTTGTCGATGAGGTGGCCCAGCAGTACGCCGGGCAGCTCAAGGTGGTCAAGGTCAATACCGACGAGCAGCCCGGCATTGCCTCCCACTACGGCATTCGCAGCATTCCCACGCTGATGGTGTTTATGGGCGGCGAAAAAATGGAGCAGATGGTGGGGGCGGTGTCTAAGACCACCCTTGCTAACGCCGTCGAGCCCTTTCTGAGCTAA
- the psbQ gene encoding photosystem II protein PsbQ, with amino-acid sequence MGRFRPVLGILLAIVATCLVACGGPAAKIPTTYTPEILQQVELYSPGVASLRDRFPELEGYIQTKDWVNVQSFIHGPMGELRARMNRLAATLLTKDQPQAQSLAKELYVHLERLDEAAANGQQVLAGQEYRNALDDFDSFLALVPTFQ; translated from the coding sequence ATGGGACGCTTTAGACCTGTTTTGGGAATTTTGCTGGCGATCGTGGCCACCTGCCTGGTGGCCTGCGGTGGCCCGGCGGCTAAAATCCCCACCACCTACACACCGGAAATTTTGCAGCAGGTAGAGCTGTATTCCCCCGGCGTGGCCTCTCTGCGCGATCGCTTCCCCGAGCTAGAGGGCTACATTCAGACCAAAGACTGGGTCAACGTGCAGAGCTTTATTCACGGTCCCATGGGCGAACTGCGGGCGCGGATGAATCGGCTGGCGGCGACCCTGCTGACCAAAGATCAGCCCCAGGCCCAGTCCCTGGCCAAGGAGCTGTATGTCCACCTGGAGCGGCTGGACGAGGCGGCGGCCAACGGGCAGCAGGTGTTGGCCGGACAGGAGTACCGCAACGCCCTGGATGACTTTGACTCGTTCCTGGCCCTGGTGCCGACCTTTCAGTAG
- a CDS encoding phosphomannomutase/phosphoglucomutase, translating to MVKGTTAGAIAPMPPSTTINWAALQNGSDIRGVALEGVPDQAVNLTPEVVNTLGKAFATWLAAELDLPVDALAIAVGRDSRLSGPTLMQAVIEGMAALGCQVLDVGMASTPAMFMSTVLPEFGCQGAIMMTASHLPFNRNGLKFFTRRGGLGKGDISRILELAEQGHFATTTPVPVERRDLIGAYAAGLVQQIRQAVNHPDHFEQPLRGLKIIVDAGNGAGGFFASQVLEPLGANTSGSQFLDPDGTFPNHVPNPEDAVAIASICQAVVNQGADFGLIFDTDVDRGAAVDTDGRELNRNRLIALISAIVLQEHPGTTIVTDSTTSDGLTRFIEGDLGGIHHRFRRGYKNVINEAIRLNEAGQPSWLAIEASGHGAMKENYFLDDGAYLVSKLLIELAKARRSGKRLTDLIASLQDPHTSQEYRLKILAPEPQVYGAEVMNQLKGFVATQADWAIEPSYEGVRVSCSNPDENGWFMVRMSLHDPVLPLNVESNVAGGVAKITERLSVFLATLTELDISALKG from the coding sequence ATGGTGAAGGGGACGACAGCAGGAGCGATCGCCCCCATGCCCCCATCCACCACCATCAACTGGGCCGCATTGCAGAACGGCTCTGACATTCGCGGCGTCGCCCTAGAAGGCGTCCCGGACCAGGCCGTGAACCTCACTCCTGAAGTGGTCAATACCCTGGGCAAAGCCTTTGCCACCTGGCTCGCGGCAGAATTGGACCTACCTGTGGATGCATTGGCGATCGCTGTGGGGCGCGACAGCCGCCTCTCTGGCCCCACCCTGATGCAGGCGGTAATCGAGGGCATGGCCGCTTTGGGTTGTCAGGTGCTGGATGTGGGTATGGCCTCGACCCCGGCCATGTTTATGAGTACGGTGCTGCCCGAGTTTGGCTGCCAGGGCGCGATTATGATGACCGCCAGCCACCTGCCCTTCAACCGCAACGGGCTCAAGTTTTTCACTCGCCGGGGCGGGCTGGGCAAGGGGGATATTTCGCGCATTCTGGAGCTGGCCGAGCAGGGGCACTTTGCCACTACGACTCCTGTCCCGGTGGAGCGCCGCGACCTGATTGGGGCCTACGCGGCGGGGCTGGTGCAGCAGATTCGCCAGGCGGTCAACCACCCCGACCACTTTGAGCAGCCGCTGCGGGGGCTGAAAATCATTGTCGATGCGGGCAATGGGGCGGGCGGCTTTTTCGCCAGCCAGGTGCTGGAACCCCTGGGGGCAAATACCAGCGGCAGCCAGTTCCTTGACCCCGACGGCACCTTTCCTAACCACGTGCCCAACCCGGAGGATGCAGTGGCGATCGCCTCGATCTGCCAGGCCGTGGTAAACCAGGGGGCCGACTTTGGCCTGATTTTTGATACCGATGTCGATCGCGGCGCTGCGGTCGACACCGATGGGCGCGAACTCAACCGCAATCGGCTGATCGCGCTGATCTCGGCGATCGTGCTGCAAGAGCACCCCGGCACCACCATCGTCACCGACTCGACTACCTCCGACGGGCTGACCCGGTTTATTGAGGGTGATCTGGGCGGCATTCACCACCGCTTTCGGCGGGGCTACAAAAACGTGATCAACGAAGCGATTCGCCTGAATGAGGCGGGCCAGCCCAGCTGGCTGGCGATCGAAGCCTCGGGCCACGGGGCAATGAAAGAAAACTACTTTTTAGACGATGGCGCTTACCTGGTCAGCAAACTACTGATTGAACTGGCCAAAGCCCGCCGCTCGGGCAAGCGCCTCACCGACCTGATCGCATCCCTACAAGACCCCCACACCAGCCAGGAGTATCGGCTCAAAATTCTGGCCCCCGAGCCCCAGGTCTACGGCGCTGAGGTGATGAACCAGCTCAAGGGTTTCGTCGCTACCCAGGCCGACTGGGCAATCGAGCCCAGCTACGAGGGGGTGCGGGTCAGCTGTTCCAATCCTGACGAAAACGGCTGGTTTATGGTGCGGATGTCGCTGCACGACCCGGTGCTGCCGCTCAATGTCGAGTCGAATGTGGCGGGTGGGGTGGCTAAGATCACCGAACGTCTGAGCGTCTTTCTGGCGACTCTGACCGAGCTGGATATTTCGGCGTTGAAGGGGTAG
- a CDS encoding M1 family metallopeptidase: MPNAHRAFQIESLDDNNGHKSFEMPGAKPHYNPDRPGQVEHIALNLSLDLENQICAGTCKISINPVRDGVESLTLDAVNQQIESVTVDGDSQPFGYDGEQLHIRLNTSTVAGQRFTVAIAYRLVQPERGLYFVGPDQHYPDKPVQVWTQGEDEDSRFWFPCFDYPGMLSTSEIRVRVPGMYQVVSNGELVDTQADGDHKIFHWHQKQVHPTYLMALAVGEFDVIQDQWQNIPVTYYVEKGRKDQGQITMGKTPRMVEFLSEKYGYRYAFPKYAQVCAADFIFGGMENTSVTILTDRCLLDERAALDNRGSESLVVHELAHQWFGDLLVINHWSHAWVKEGMATYSEVMWTEQEYGADEAAYYRLGEARSYLDEDKSRYRRPMVTHVYREAIELYDRHIYEKGACVYHMIRAELGDALFWKAIHTFVQDNAHSTVETIDLLRAIDKATGRNLRPLFDQYVLRGGHPDYKVAYSWDGDSNLAKLTITQTQAKDGDTSSSSGLFDLRIPIGFGYLSSEDSAQVEVKSFTVRIHEREQALFFPLEKKPDLISFDVGNHVLKTVELEYPIAELKAQLQHDPDPLSRIEAAIALAKKGNLEAVTALSASLVNEPFWGVRAEVAEQLASVKLNQAVEGLLKGLQDPEARVRRAVVESLGDIKTAASYKALKGIAENGDPSYYVEAAAIRSLGKVGAADVDGKAQDKKTLKLLENILEERQGWNEVIRSGAIAALSQFKSSEDALDLLLKYTEPGTPQALRLAAIRALGAISKAQSKPNVERILDRLETIASESFFLTQVSAVAALSGIETGRAIGVLQSLADHTPDGRVRRRAEEAVQQVQKAIGKDKAVEKLRQELDDLKKSNQELKSRLETLEAKAK; encoded by the coding sequence ATGCCCAACGCACACCGCGCTTTTCAAATCGAGAGCCTGGACGACAACAACGGTCACAAGTCGTTTGAAATGCCGGGGGCAAAACCCCACTACAACCCGGATCGCCCCGGCCAGGTCGAACACATTGCCCTGAATCTGAGCCTGGATCTGGAGAACCAAATCTGCGCGGGCACCTGCAAAATTTCCATCAACCCGGTGCGCGACGGCGTGGAGAGCCTGACGCTGGATGCGGTCAACCAGCAGATTGAATCCGTGACGGTAGACGGCGACAGTCAGCCCTTTGGCTACGACGGCGAGCAGCTTCACATTCGACTGAATACCTCTACGGTGGCGGGACAGCGCTTTACCGTTGCGATCGCCTATCGCCTGGTGCAGCCCGAGCGCGGCCTCTACTTCGTCGGCCCCGACCAGCACTACCCCGACAAACCCGTCCAGGTGTGGACCCAGGGGGAAGACGAAGACTCCCGCTTCTGGTTTCCCTGCTTCGACTATCCGGGTATGCTCTCCACGTCGGAGATCCGAGTGCGGGTGCCGGGAATGTACCAGGTCGTCTCCAACGGCGAGCTGGTGGACACCCAGGCAGATGGCGACCACAAGATCTTCCACTGGCACCAAAAGCAAGTGCACCCCACCTACCTGATGGCCCTGGCCGTAGGCGAGTTCGACGTCATTCAAGACCAGTGGCAGAACATCCCCGTCACCTACTATGTGGAGAAAGGCCGCAAAGACCAGGGCCAGATCACCATGGGCAAAACGCCCCGCATGGTGGAATTCTTGAGCGAAAAGTACGGCTACCGCTACGCCTTCCCCAAGTACGCCCAGGTGTGCGCCGCCGACTTTATCTTTGGCGGCATGGAAAATACCTCGGTGACGATTCTCACCGATCGCTGTCTGCTGGACGAGCGCGCCGCTCTGGACAATCGCGGCTCTGAATCCCTGGTCGTCCACGAGCTGGCCCACCAGTGGTTTGGCGATCTGCTGGTGATCAACCACTGGAGCCATGCCTGGGTGAAGGAGGGCATGGCCACCTACTCCGAGGTGATGTGGACCGAGCAGGAGTACGGCGCGGACGAGGCCGCCTACTATCGCCTGGGGGAGGCCCGCAGCTACCTGGACGAAGACAAGAGCCGCTACCGGCGACCGATGGTAACGCACGTCTATCGCGAAGCGATTGAACTGTATGACCGCCACATCTACGAAAAAGGCGCTTGCGTCTACCACATGATCCGCGCCGAACTGGGGGATGCCCTGTTCTGGAAGGCGATCCACACCTTTGTTCAGGACAACGCCCACAGCACCGTGGAGACCATCGACCTGCTGCGGGCGATCGACAAGGCTACCGGGCGCAACCTGCGGCCCCTGTTTGATCAGTACGTGCTGCGCGGCGGCCACCCCGACTACAAAGTCGCCTACAGCTGGGACGGCGACAGCAACCTGGCCAAGCTCACCATTACCCAAACCCAGGCCAAAGACGGCGACACCAGCAGCAGCAGCGGCCTGTTTGATTTAAGAATCCCTATCGGCTTTGGCTACCTGAGTTCGGAAGACTCTGCCCAGGTCGAGGTTAAATCCTTCACCGTGCGCATTCACGAACGGGAGCAGGCGCTGTTCTTTCCCCTGGAGAAAAAGCCTGACTTGATCAGCTTTGACGTGGGCAACCATGTGCTCAAAACCGTGGAACTGGAATACCCCATAGCCGAACTCAAGGCCCAGCTCCAGCACGACCCCGACCCCCTGTCGCGGATTGAGGCGGCGATCGCCCTGGCCAAAAAGGGCAACCTGGAAGCCGTCACCGCTCTGTCAGCATCCCTGGTGAACGAACCCTTCTGGGGCGTGCGGGCCGAGGTGGCGGAACAGCTGGCCTCGGTCAAGCTCAATCAGGCGGTTGAGGGGCTGCTAAAGGGGCTGCAAGACCCCGAGGCTCGGGTGCGCCGCGCCGTGGTGGAGTCCCTGGGCGACATCAAAACCGCCGCCAGCTACAAGGCGCTCAAGGGCATTGCGGAGAACGGCGACCCCAGCTACTACGTCGAAGCTGCCGCCATTCGGTCCCTGGGCAAGGTCGGCGCTGCCGATGTCGATGGCAAAGCGCAGGACAAAAAAACCCTGAAGCTGCTGGAGAACATCCTGGAAGAGCGCCAGGGCTGGAACGAAGTGATCCGGTCAGGGGCGATCGCCGCCCTCAGCCAGTTCAAATCGTCTGAAGATGCGCTCGACCTACTGCTCAAGTACACCGAACCCGGCACCCCCCAGGCCCTGCGGCTGGCGGCGATTCGCGCCCTGGGGGCGATCTCCAAGGCTCAGAGCAAGCCCAACGTAGAGCGCATCTTGGACAGGTTAGAGACCATCGCCAGCGAGTCGTTCTTCCTCACCCAGGTCTCGGCAGTGGCGGCTCTCAGCGGCATCGAGACCGGGCGGGCGATCGGCGTTCTGCAAAGTTTAGCCGACCACACCCCCGACGGTCGCGTGCGCCGCCGTGCCGAGGAAGCCGTGCAGCAGGTGCAAAAGGCGATCGGCAAAGACAAAGCGGTGGAAAAACTGCGCCAGGAGTTGGATGATCTCAAAAAATCTAATCAAGAACTCAAGAGCCGTCTAGAAACTTTGGAGGCCAAAGCAAAGTAG
- a CDS encoding ArsR/SmtB family transcription factor encodes MRPIHHPNCQDIALEGVLYALGDPVRLEIVQRLASNDELSCSDLDLGVAKSTLSHHFKILREAGVLHCRKQGTQHMNSLRRDDLEAAFPGLLDSILKAARAKV; translated from the coding sequence ATGCGACCTATTCATCATCCCAACTGTCAAGACATTGCCCTGGAAGGGGTTTTGTACGCCCTGGGCGACCCGGTGCGGCTCGAAATTGTGCAGCGGCTGGCCAGTAACGATGAGCTATCCTGCTCGGATCTCGATTTGGGGGTGGCGAAGTCAACCCTCTCCCACCACTTCAAAATTTTGCGGGAGGCCGGGGTGCTGCACTGCCGCAAGCAGGGCACCCAGCACATGAATTCCCTGCGCCGCGACGATCTGGAGGCAGCGTTCCCCGGCCTGCTCGACAGCATTTTGAAGGCAGCTCGGGCAAAGGTCTAG
- a CDS encoding AI-2E family transporter: MVTFSKLPRWAIAGLAFPLICLNGWLLYRLAGIFQPATSIVITASLIAFLLDYPIDWLEKRGLARSLAVALVVLVAVVLTTVLVIFLGPQVWQQLNDFAERLPGWIDRATTQLLLLEERPFFQNLPVNLDQLTVEAANQITNALQATTTQAISVTLSTLDSALNLLVTVVLAILLVINGDPLWEGLLSWLPPPWRSQIRRSLRPSFQGYFSGQATLALILAIAQSTALMLLNVPFGLLFGLVIGLVSIIPFGGTAAVLGVSTLLAFQNVWLGLKVLGVAIVLGQINDNLVAPRLMGGITGLNPAIIILALLIGAKFAGFLGLLLAVPTASFIKKIADSLREPRPEPAIEALQESVLGHEPL, from the coding sequence ATGGTCACGTTCTCAAAACTGCCCCGCTGGGCGATCGCGGGTCTGGCCTTCCCCCTCATCTGCCTCAACGGCTGGCTGCTGTATCGGCTGGCGGGCATTTTTCAGCCCGCCACCAGCATTGTGATCACCGCCAGCCTGATCGCCTTTCTGCTCGACTACCCCATCGACTGGCTAGAGAAGCGAGGCCTGGCCAGGAGCCTGGCGGTGGCGCTGGTGGTACTGGTGGCCGTTGTCCTCACCACGGTGTTGGTGATCTTTTTGGGGCCGCAGGTGTGGCAGCAGCTCAACGACTTTGCCGAGCGGCTGCCCGGCTGGATCGATCGCGCCACCACCCAGCTACTGCTGCTAGAAGAAAGGCCCTTCTTTCAAAACCTGCCCGTCAACCTCGACCAGCTCACGGTAGAGGCCGCCAACCAGATCACCAACGCTCTGCAAGCGACCACGACCCAGGCGATCAGCGTCACCCTCAGCACCCTTGACAGCGCCCTTAACCTGCTCGTCACCGTCGTCCTGGCCATTCTGCTGGTGATCAACGGCGACCCGCTGTGGGAAGGGCTGCTGAGCTGGCTGCCGCCCCCCTGGCGATCGCAGATCCGCAGGTCGCTGCGGCCCAGCTTCCAGGGCTACTTTTCGGGCCAGGCCACCCTGGCACTAATCCTGGCGATCGCTCAATCCACCGCTCTGATGTTGCTCAACGTGCCCTTTGGCCTGCTGTTTGGTCTGGTAATTGGCCTGGTCAGCATCATTCCCTTTGGGGGCACGGCGGCGGTGCTGGGGGTGAGCACCCTGCTGGCGTTCCAGAATGTCTGGCTGGGGCTCAAGGTGCTGGGGGTAGCGATCGTGCTGGGCCAAATCAACGACAACCTGGTGGCCCCACGCCTGATGGGGGGCATCACCGGCCTGAACCCCGCGATCATCATCCTGGCGCTGCTGATTGGGGCCAAGTTCGCCGGGTTTCTGGGCCTGCTGCTGGCCGTACCCACCGCCAGCTTCATCAAAAAGATCGCCGACTCCCTGCGCGAACCGAGGCCTGAACCTGCGATCGAGGCCCTTCAAGAGAGTGTTCTGGGGCATGAGCCGCTTTAG
- a CDS encoding alkene reductase produces the protein MSTEKNLFTPIKLGAYELPNRIAMAPLTRNRAGEGNVPQPLNVTYYEQRASAGLIITEASQISPQGMGYPATPGIHSAEQIAGWQQVTEAVHAKGGRIFLQLWHVGRISHPSLQPDGATPVAPSAIQPQGDAMTYEGMQRFVTPRALELEEIPGIVDQYRQAAKNALEAGFDGVEVHGANGYLLDQFLRDGSNHRTDAYGGPVENRARLLLEVTEAVVEVLGGDRVGVRLSPSSTFNDMSDSDPRATFGYAIQALNQFNLAYLHLLEPSESDLRHGGTAIPTKEFRPLYDGLLMVNWDYDQESGNRAIASGNADLVSYGKLFIANPDLPQRFAQNAPLNEPNPDTFYGGGAEGYTDYPALAEAA, from the coding sequence ATGTCCACTGAAAAGAACCTGTTTACGCCGATCAAGCTGGGTGCCTACGAACTGCCCAACCGCATTGCCATGGCTCCCCTCACCCGCAACCGGGCCGGGGAAGGCAACGTGCCGCAGCCGCTGAACGTGACCTACTACGAGCAGCGGGCCTCGGCAGGGCTGATCATCACAGAGGCCAGCCAGATTTCACCCCAGGGCATGGGCTACCCCGCCACCCCCGGCATCCACAGCGCCGAGCAGATCGCCGGGTGGCAGCAGGTGACCGAGGCCGTCCACGCCAAAGGGGGCCGCATCTTTTTGCAGCTGTGGCACGTGGGCCGCATTTCGCACCCGTCCCTGCAGCCCGATGGGGCAACCCCCGTGGCCCCCAGCGCAATTCAGCCCCAGGGCGACGCCATGACCTACGAGGGCATGCAGCGCTTTGTCACTCCCAGGGCCCTGGAGCTAGAGGAAATCCCCGGCATTGTGGACCAGTATCGCCAGGCGGCCAAAAACGCTTTGGAGGCAGGCTTTGACGGGGTGGAGGTGCACGGGGCGAACGGCTACCTGCTCGACCAGTTTCTGCGCGACGGCAGCAACCACCGCACCGATGCCTACGGTGGCCCGGTCGAAAACCGCGCCCGCCTGCTGCTGGAGGTGACTGAGGCGGTGGTGGAGGTGCTGGGCGGCGATCGCGTCGGCGTGCGTCTGTCCCCCAGCAGCACCTTCAACGACATGAGCGACTCTGACCCCAGGGCCACTTTTGGCTACGCCATTCAGGCGCTGAATCAGTTCAACCTGGCCTACCTGCACCTGCTCGAACCCAGCGAATCTGACCTGCGCCACGGCGGTACCGCCATCCCTACGAAAGAGTTTCGCCCGCTCTACGACGGTCTGCTGATGGTGAACTGGGATTACGACCAGGAATCGGGGAATCGGGCGATCGCCAGCGGCAATGCCGATCTGGTCTCCTACGGCAAGCTGTTCATCGCCAACCCCGACCTGCCCCAGCGCTTTGCCCAAAATGCGCCGCTGAACGAGCCCAACCCCGACACCTTCTACGGCGGCGGGGCCGAAGGCTACACCGACTACCCCGCCCTGGCCGAGGCGGCCTAG